A single Phytohabitans houttuyneae DNA region contains:
- a CDS encoding HAD-IC family P-type ATPase, with amino-acid sequence MPGRRGRGRRLPARRHPHRHSQRRPPADRRGDCPAGWHRRRRRTDRGHRRPSGGDGRAGAGLTTGGAGRPARQPGYPEHKLRVVAALRRRGEVVAVTADGANNAPALKHVDIGVAMGACDTDVAREASVIVLLDDSFASIAAAVRLGRSVYHNIRKFLVYVFSSGTADTVLLLGLAKAEVSLITTVITSWSRSAGRDLAAIPPPPGTLVAAVVRDETPLAAGPGFRLRPGDELLIVSETAGEQEI; translated from the coding sequence GTGCCCGGACGTCGCGGACGCGGTCGCCGACTGCCGGCGCGCCGGCATCCGCATCGTCATAGTCAGCGGCGACCACCCGCTGACCGCCGAGGCGATTGCCCGGCAGGCTGGCATCGTCGCCGGCGGCGCACTGACCGTGGTCACCGGCGCCCGTCTGGAGGCGATGGACGAGCCGGCGCTGGACTCACTACTGGCGGCGCCGGGCGACCGGCTCGTCAGCCGGGTTACCCGGAGCACAAGCTGCGGGTGGTGGCCGCGCTGCGCCGCCGGGGCGAGGTCGTGGCGGTCACCGCCGACGGCGCCAACAACGCACCCGCGCTCAAGCACGTCGATATCGGCGTCGCGATGGGCGCGTGCGACACCGACGTCGCCCGCGAGGCGTCCGTCATTGTGCTGCTGGACGACTCCTTCGCGAGCATCGCCGCCGCGGTGCGGCTGGGCCGATCGGTGTACCACAACATCCGCAAGTTCCTCGTCTACGTCTTCAGCAGCGGGACGGCGGACACCGTCCTGCTGCTGGGGCTCGCCAAAGCCGAGGTTTCGCTGATCACGACGGTCATCACGAGCTGGTCGCGGAGTGCCGGCCGGGACCTCGCCGCCATACCGCCGCCGCCCGGCACGCTCGTGGCCGCGGTCGTCCGCGACGAGACCCCGCTCGCCGCCGGGCCGGGATTCCGCCTCCGTCCGGGAGACGAGCTGCTCATCGTCTCCGAGACGGCCGGCGAACAGGAGATCTAG
- a CDS encoding class II aldolase/adducin family protein, producing the protein MSTNKPLPSLDDLLTGMGVAGSRICEIDASEAGAGNMSVLIGWEVDLRGFFPAQQRIDLPLPAPSLAGHTLLVTGSGRRLRQIGTDPLGNVGAVRVHDGGRTATLHTAPRRLFDKLTSELNSHLAVHDDQVSRQGLHFQAIVHAQPPHLTYLSHIPTYRNTGVLNRRILRWEPETIISLPQGVGVLDFMMPGSPELMAANVDGLRIFDVVLWSKHGVMARSDHSITRAVDLIEYAETAARYEYMNLIAGSPAEGLTADEVKQIAATFGVTSPWID; encoded by the coding sequence ATGTCGACAAACAAACCACTTCCTTCGCTCGACGATCTGCTGACTGGGATGGGCGTCGCCGGCAGCCGCATCTGCGAGATCGACGCCAGCGAGGCCGGCGCCGGAAACATGTCTGTCCTCATCGGCTGGGAGGTCGATCTGCGAGGCTTTTTTCCCGCACAGCAACGGATCGACCTGCCGCTACCCGCCCCGTCGTTAGCCGGCCACACCTTGCTGGTCACCGGCTCCGGTCGCCGGCTGCGTCAGATCGGCACAGACCCACTGGGGAACGTCGGCGCCGTACGGGTCCACGACGGCGGTCGGACGGCCACGCTGCACACCGCCCCACGTCGCCTGTTCGACAAACTGACCAGCGAGTTGAACTCACACCTGGCCGTACACGACGACCAGGTCTCGCGTCAGGGCCTGCACTTCCAAGCCATCGTGCACGCCCAACCACCGCACCTGACCTACCTGAGCCACATTCCGACCTACCGGAACACTGGCGTGCTCAACCGGCGGATCTTGCGCTGGGAACCCGAGACGATTATCAGCCTGCCACAAGGCGTTGGCGTGCTCGATTTCATGATGCCGGGCTCACCTGAGCTCATGGCGGCCAACGTCGATGGGCTGCGCATCTTCGATGTCGTGCTGTGGAGCAAGCACGGGGTCATGGCCCGCTCTGACCACTCCATCACCAGAGCGGTCGACCTCATCGAGTACGCCGAAACCGCCGCCCGCTACGAGTACATGAACCTGATCGCCGGCAGTCCGGCCGAAGGTCTGACTGCCGACGAGGTCAAACAGATCGCCGCCACGTTCGGCGTCACCTCACCCTGGATCGACTGA